From the Pomacea canaliculata isolate SZHN2017 linkage group LG4, ASM307304v1, whole genome shotgun sequence genome, one window contains:
- the LOC112562598 gene encoding cell wall integrity and stress response component 4-like has protein sequence MDLTGILTLLLQLISDYVVSNKNCISSDDSASPEPMTTLSTSSSGPDSDPESSTSTDCSTSSTPTETSTTSSPTPDPTIRALTDSTTTETIWTSSDSTPSSESSASGVTSSQASAANESSVMVPVLSCLAVVFVVVVVVAVFFLWRRKRQADDVRKENNPSCLSVETNLHHKQDSFNVYDKLCHDNRRTNINNTSTTAANSRDNDNNDDYAYIDDPAINKGVVRLHHDRPVTTDGQHALTDPSVSGLEPDLSSTYTLARPTDNDIPDPQPPDYFILEERDKKECAEPTHYFILEERGEKNSAADTDTQQYFILEEKPEGGVGESSRSDADYFVLPSFAVIPSPTL, from the exons ATGGACCTGACAGGGATCCTAACCCTCCTCCTCCAGCTTATCTCAGactatgttgtttcaaataaGA aTTGTATTTCCTCTGATGACTCTGCCTCTCCAGAACCTATGACCACTTTGAGCACTTCAAGTTCAGGACCAGATTCAGATCCAGAGAGTTCAACCTCCACTG ACTGCTCTACCTCTTCAACTCCTACGGAAACTTCGACTACTTCAAGTCCAACACCAGATCCAACGATCAGAGCATTGACTG ACAGCACGACTACAGAAACAATTTGGACATCTTCCGATTCAACACCAAGTTCAGAGAGTTCAGCCTCGGGTG TGACCAGTAGCCAGGCGAGTGCAGCAAATGAGAGCTCTGTGATGGTGCCAGTGCTCAGCTGTCTGGCTGTCGTGtttgtggttgttgtggttgttgccGTGTTTTTCTTGTGGAGAAGGAAACGACAAGCTGATGATGTCAG GAAAGAGAACAACCCCAGCTGCCTCTCTGTTGAGACCAACTTACATCACAAGCAGGACTCGTTCAACGTTTATGACAAACTTTGTCAT GACAACAGGAGAACCAACATCAACAATACTTCCACTACAGCAGCGAACTCACgtgacaacgacaacaacgatGACTACGCCTACATCGATGACCCCGCGATAAACAAGGGCGTTGTCAGGCTGCACCACGACAGGCCGGTGACGACCGATGGTCAGCACGCACTCACTGACCCCTCTGTCAGCGGACTGGAACCTGACCTCTCCTCCACCTACACACTCGCCCGACCCACAGACAACGACATTCCTGACCCTCAGCCTCCAGACTACTTCATTCTGGAGGAGAGGGACAAGAAAGAGTGTGCTGAGCCAACCCATTACTTTATTCTGGAGGAGAGGGGTGAGAAGAATTCAGCCGCAGACACAGACACCCAGCAGTACTTCATTCTGGAGGAGAAACCGGAAGGAGGGGTTGGAGAGTCCTCCAGGTCTGATGCTGACTACTTCGTACTCCCCTCCTTCGCTGTCATACCTTCCCCAACTCTCTAA
- the LOC112562597 gene encoding uncharacterized protein LOC112562597 isoform X1: MDLTVIHYLILLLLSSIFVVPDNTAESNASPQRDVTSNPSGAINCTVIKDCCTSVDSCLQTCQSLALPSDCNCHWEDICNTMINCCPQELLTECLIGIHADGCRTFRIQVCQTSVDMICGSTTTTSTEMPEDSPSPETITTLNTSGSEPDSGPESSTSTEASTSSTPTETETTSSPTPDPTSTELTDSTTTETIWTSSGSTSSSESSASGVTSSQASAADDSAVEVAVLSCLAVLFVVVVVVAVFFWWRRKRQADDVSKENNPSCLSVETNLHHKQDSFNIYDKLCHDNRRTNIGNALTATTNSRDNDNNDDYAYIDDPAINKGVVRLHEVTTDGQHALTDPSVSGLQPDLSSTYTLARPTDNDIPDPQPPDYFILEKDPAPDAESAQYFTLEERSEKDSAVDTDTQKYFILEDRRQGGENKFVPEVMSSESGADYFVLEKDDGQESDCVAQDDSSRCPLEDAEYSSLDPNRQESDYTALNHTA, from the exons ATGGACTTGACAGTGATCCACTATCTCATCCTCCTCCTGCTTAGCTCGATCTTTGTTGTTCCAGATAACA cagcagaaagTAACGCGTCTCCGCAACGCGATGTTACGAGCAATCCTTCGGGTGCCATCAACTGCACAGT AATTAAAGACTGCTGCACGAGTGTTGATTCCTGTCTGCAGACATGTCAGTCTCTTG CTCTACCAAGCGACTGCAACTGTCATTGGGAGGACATATGCAACACGATGATCAACTGTTGTCCACA AGAACTATTGACGGAATGTCTCATAGGCATCCATGCCGATGGTTGCAGAACATTCA GAATACAAGTCTGTCAAACTTCAGTCGATATGATCTGTGGTAGCACCACCACTACAAGCACAGAAATGCCTGAAG ACTCTCCCTCTCCAGAAACTATAACCACTTTGAACACTTCAGGTTCAGAACCAGATTCAGGACCAGAGAGTTCAACCTCCACTG AAGCCTCTACCTCTTCAACTCCTACGGAAACTGAGACTACTTCAAGTCCAACACCAGATCCAACCAGCACAGAATTGACTG ATAGCACGACTACAGAAACAATTTGGACATCTTCCGGTTCAACATCAAGTTCAGAGAGTTCAGCCTCGGGTG TGACCAGTAGCCAGGCGAGTGCAGCAGATGACAGCGCAGTGGAGGTGGCAGTGCTCAGCTGTCTAGCtgttctgtttgtggttgttgtggttgttgccGTGTTTTTCTGGTGGAGAAGGAAACGACAAGCTGATGATGTCAG CAAAGAGAACAACCCCAGCTGCCTCTCTGTTGAGACCAACTTACATCACAAGCAGGACTCGTTCAACATTTATGACAAACTTTGTCAT GACAACAGGAGAACCAACATCGGCAATGCTTTGACTGCAACAACGAACTCACGTGAtaacgacaacaacgacgactaCGCCTACATCGATGATCCCGCGATAAACAAGGGCGTTGTCAGGCTGCACGAGGTGACGACCGATGGTCAGCACGCACTCACTGACCCCTCTGTCAGCGGACTGCAACCTGACCTCTCCTCCACCTACACACTCGCCCGACCCACAGACAACGACATTCCTGACCCTCAGCCTCCGGACTAC TTCATTCTGGAGAAAGATCCAGCTCCAGATGCTGAGTCAGCTCAGTACTTTACCTTggaagaaagaagtgaaaaagatTCAGCCGTGGACACAGACACCCAGAAGTACTTCATCCTGGAGGACAGGCGGCAGGGAGGCGAAAACAAGTTTGTCCCCGAGGTCATGTCCTCCGAGTCTGGTGCCGACTACTTCGTGCTGGAGAAGGATGATGGTCAGGAGTCCGACTGTGTGGCACAAGACGACTCCTCACGATGTCCATTGGAGGATGCCGAGTACTCTTCACTGGATCCGAACCGTCAGGAGTCCGACTACACAGCCTTGAATCACACTGCCTAG
- the LOC112562597 gene encoding uncharacterized protein LOC112562597 isoform X2 — protein MDLTVIHYLILLLLSSIFVVPDNTAESNASPQRDVTSNPSGAINCTVIKDCCTSVDSCLQTCQSLALPSDCNCHWEDICNTMINCCPQELLTECLIGIHADGCRTFRIQVCQTSVDMICGSTTTTSTEMPEDSPSPETITTLNTSGSEPDSGPESSTSTEASTSSTPTETETTSSPTPDPTSTELTDSTTTETIWTSSGSTSSSESSASGVTSSQASAADDSAVEVAVLSCLAVLFVVVVVVAVFFWWRRKRQADDVSKENNPSCLSVETNLHHKQDSFNIYDKLCHDNRRTNIGNALTATTNSRDNDNNDDYAYIDDPAINKGVVRLHEVTTDGQHALTDPSVSGLQPDLSSTYTLARPTDNDIPDPQPPDYFILEKDPAPDAESAQYFTLEERSEKDSAVDTDTQKYFILEDRRQGGENKFVPEVMSSESGADYFVLEKDDGQESDCVAQDDSSRCPLEDAEYSSLDPNRQESDYTALNHTA, from the exons ATGGACTTGACAGTGATCCACTATCTCATCCTCCTCCTGCTTAGCTCGATCTTTGTTGTTCCAGATAACA cagcagaaagTAACGCGTCTCCGCAACGCGATGTTACGAGCAATCCTTCGGGTGCCATCAACTGCACAGT AATTAAAGACTGCTGCACGAGTGTTGATTCCTGTCTGCAGACATGTCAGTCTCTTG CTCTACCAAGCGACTGCAACTGTCATTGGGAGGACATATGCAACACGATGATCAACTGTTGTCCACA AGAACTATTGACGGAATGTCTCATAGGCATCCATGCCGATGGTTGCAGAACATTCA GAATACAAGTCTGTCAAACTTCAGTCGATATGATCTGTGGTAGCACCACCACTACAAGCACAGAAATGCCTGAAG ACTCTCCCTCTCCAGAAACTATAACCACTTTGAACACTTCAGGTTCAGAACCAGATTCAGGACCAGAGAGTTCAACCTCCACTG AAGCCTCTACCTCTTCAACTCCTACGGAAACTGAGACTACTTCAAGTCCAACACCAGATCCAACCAGCACAGAATTGACTG ATAGCACGACTACAGAAACAATTTGGACATCTTCCGGTTCAACATCAAGTTCAGAGAGTTCAGCCTCGGGTG TGACCAGTAGCCAGGCGAGTGCAGCAGATGACAGCGCAGTGGAGGTGGCAGTGCTCAGCTGTCTAGCtgttctgtttgtggttgttgtggttgttgccGTGTTTTTCTGGTGGAGAAGGAAACGACAAGCTGATGATGTCAG CAAAGAGAACAACCCCAGCTGCCTCTCTGTTGAGACCAACTTACATCACAAGCAGGACTCGTTCAACATTTATGACAAACTTTGTCAT GACAACAGGAGAACCAACATCGGCAATGCTTTGACTGCAACAACGAACTCACGTGAtaacgacaacaacgacgactaCGCCTACATCGATGATCCCGCGATAAACAAGGGCGTTGTCAGGCTGCACGAGGTGACGACCGATGGTCAGCACGCACTCACTGACCCCTCTGTCAGCGGACTGCAACCTGACCTCTCCTCCACCTACACACTCGCCCGACCCACAGACAACGACATTCCTGACCCTCAGCCTCCGGACTACTTCATTCTGGAG AAAGATCCAGCTCCAGATGCTGAGTCAGCTCAGTACTTTACCTTggaagaaagaagtgaaaaagatTCAGCCGTGGACACAGACACCCAGAAGTACTTCATCCTGGAGGACAGGCGGCAGGGAGGCGAAAACAAGTTTGTCCCCGAGGTCATGTCCTCCGAGTCTGGTGCCGACTACTTCGTGCTGGAGAAGGATGATGGTCAGGAGTCCGACTGTGTGGCACAAGACGACTCCTCACGATGTCCATTGGAGGATGCCGAGTACTCTTCACTGGATCCGAACCGTCAGGAGTCCGACTACACAGCCTTGAATCACACTGCCTAG
- the LOC112562597 gene encoding uncharacterized protein LOC112562597 isoform X3: MDLTVIHYLILLLLSSIFVVPDNTAESNASPQRDVTSNPSGAINCTVIKDCCTSVDSCLQTCQSLALPSDCNCHWEDICNTMINCCPQELLTECLIGIHADGCRTFRIQVCQTSVDMICGSTTTTSTEMPEDSPSPETITTLNTSGSEPDSGPESSTSTEASTSSTPTETETTSSPTPDPTSTELTDSTTTETIWTSSGSTSSSESSASGVTSSQASAADDSAVEVAVLSCLAVLFVVVVVVAVFFWWRRKRQADDVRKENKSCLCTAINFERSQDSQENRRTNIDNASTTAANSPDNDNNDDYTYIDDHAINKGVVRLHEVTTDGQHALTDPSVSGLQPDLSSTYTLARPIDNDIRDSQPPDYFILEKDPAPDAESAQYFTLEERSEKDSAVDTDTQKYFILEDRRQGGENKFVPEVMSSESGADYFVLEKDDGQESDCVAQDDSSRCPLEDAEYSSLDPNRQESDYTALNHTA, from the exons ATGGACTTGACAGTGATCCACTATCTCATCCTCCTCCTGCTTAGCTCGATCTTTGTTGTTCCAGATAACA cagcagaaagTAACGCGTCTCCGCAACGCGATGTTACGAGCAATCCTTCGGGTGCCATCAACTGCACAGT AATTAAAGACTGCTGCACGAGTGTTGATTCCTGTCTGCAGACATGTCAGTCTCTTG CTCTACCAAGCGACTGCAACTGTCATTGGGAGGACATATGCAACACGATGATCAACTGTTGTCCACA AGAACTATTGACGGAATGTCTCATAGGCATCCATGCCGATGGTTGCAGAACATTCA GAATACAAGTCTGTCAAACTTCAGTCGATATGATCTGTGGTAGCACCACCACTACAAGCACAGAAATGCCTGAAG ACTCTCCCTCTCCAGAAACTATAACCACTTTGAACACTTCAGGTTCAGAACCAGATTCAGGACCAGAGAGTTCAACCTCCACTG AAGCCTCTACCTCTTCAACTCCTACGGAAACTGAGACTACTTCAAGTCCAACACCAGATCCAACCAGCACAGAATTGACTG ATAGCACGACTACAGAAACAATTTGGACATCTTCCGGTTCAACATCAAGTTCAGAGAGTTCAGCCTCGGGTG TGACCAGTAGCCAGGCGAGTGCAGCAGATGACAGCGCAGTGGAGGTGGCAGTGCTCAGCTGTCTAGCtgttctgtttgtggttgttgtggttgttgccGTGTTTTTCTGGTGGAGAAGGAAACGACAAGCTGATGATGTCAG GAAAGAGAACAAGTCCTGCTTATGTACTGCGATCAACTTTGAACGAAGTCAGGACTCTCAG GAAAACAGGAGAACCAACATCGACAATGCTTCGACTACAGCAGCGAACTCACctgacaacgacaacaacgacgactaCACCTACATCGATGATCACGCAATAAACAAGGGCGTTGTCAGGCTGCACGAGGTGACGACCGATGGTCAGCACGCACTCACTGACCCCTCTGTCAGCGGACTGCAACCTGACCTCTCCTCCACCTACACACTCGCCCGACCCATAGACAACGACATTCGTGACTCTCAGCCTCCGGACTACTTCATTCTGGAGAAAGATCCAGCTCCAGATGCTGAGTCAGCTCAGTACTTTACCTTggaagaaagaagtgaaaaagatTCAGCCGTGGACACAGACACCCAGAAGTACTTCATCCTGGAGGACAGGCGGCAGGGAGGCGAAAACAAGTTTGTCCCCGAGGTCATGTCCTCCGAGTCTGGTGCCGACTACTTCGTGCTGGAGAAGGATGATGGTCAGGAGTCCGACTGTGTGGCACAAGACGACTCCTCACGATGTCCATTGGAGGATGCCGAGTACTCTTCACTGGATCCGAACCGTCAGGAGTCCGACTACACAGCCTTGAATCACACTGCCTAG
- the LOC112562602 gene encoding uncharacterized protein LOC112562602, producing the protein MFQVLTIADAKESSSPVVAAVVSCVGALCVVVAVVVGFLLLRRKQQSQGVRTEDSAICCSAAANPDDRQNSFHVYDRLSREHRRADNDKEPGNTPDKRSKDDEYTYIDEATIIKMTGRLDEDHQPATTATEQPTNANPGSGLHPDLSPLYRLAGAVNNGFTDSQPPDYFILETDENRCAEPTQYFILEERDEKKSPADTDTQQYFTLEEGQEGAGRCPPASGADYFELERHSDRQSDCAGVARHEESRGPPEDAEYSRLEPNGLEHSEYSLLTHPAHQASTVGDNPYSLASGVE; encoded by the exons ATGTTCCAAGTCCTGACGATTGCAGATGCTAAAGAGAGCAGCTCACCTGTCGTGGCCGCTGTGGTCAGCTGTGTGGGGGCTCTGTGTGTAGTGGTTGCCGTTGTGGTGGGGTTCCTTTTGTTGCGAAGGAAACAACAGTCACAAGGTGTCAG GACAGAGGACAGCGCCATCTGCTGCTCTGCTGCGGCCAACCCAGACGACAGGCAGAACTCGTTCCACGTCTATGACAGACTGTCTCGG GAACACAGAAGAGCTGATAATGACAAGGAACCAGGGAACACACCTGACAAAAGGAGCAAGGATGACGAATACACCTACATCGATGAAGCCACGATAATCAAGATGACTGGGAGACTGGATGAAGACCACCAGCCGGCGACGACTGCCACTGAGCAACCAACAAACGCCAATCCCGGCTCCGGTCTGCACCCTGACCTCTCACCCCTCTACAGACTGGCCGGGGCAGTCAACAACGGGTTTACTGACTCACAGCCTCCAGACTACTTCATTCTGGAGACGGATGAGAACAGGTGTGCTGAACCAACTCAGTACTTTATTCTGGAGGAGAGGGATGAGAAGAAGTCACCCGCGGACACAGACACCCAGCAGTACTTTACTCTGGAGGAGGGACAGGAAGGAGCGGGTAGATGTCCCCCAGCGTCTGGCGCCGACTACTTCGAGCTGGAGAGGCACAGTGATCGACAGTCCGACTGCGCAGGCGTGGCGAGACACGAGGAGTCCAGAGGACCGCCGGAGGATGCCGAGTACTCCCGACTGGAGCCGAACGGCTTGGAGCACTCCGAGTACTCTCTCCTGACTCACCCTGCGCACCAAGCGTCTACCGTGGGTGACAACCCCTACTCCTTGGCCTCGGGTGTCGAGTAA